The following coding sequences lie in one Fusarium poae strain DAOMC 252244 chromosome 1, whole genome shotgun sequence genomic window:
- a CDS encoding hypothetical protein (BUSCO:10185at5125) produces the protein MDSPPKRMTRARAAAKATEPSVKTTKIVTAAARARSTATAGTKSTAAKRKTRADENDEDEEQQREVAVVRRTRGRPRKAGDVEEPEAELEAPAKPTRGRIVKKTATEAPKSTTTAAATAKPMRGRPRKVVATEEPAPAPLKKATTIRTRTTTSSTATKPTTLAKPPLKKSVKFQEPDKENIEPAVEAKEPARTGIRGRPAKRGGAAGSRTTRAAVRSAESTDNKPLSPKKITQIPVSKDDESEDELAGDMPPVKPMMKSPIKPPTNTLKTQPEHNEEPTESISAPESISNPPSLGAHMLRSPAKRQPASPDKDTLRSPARRIGPIALPGSTMKKSQEGDNQAEDEFSSKNSLLQSAAKRPQSPIKGLNFGVSLQPQQSQSAMKASLLLSPPKRAMPGLKPVTEPRPQDVRALGEPPIMKPLVLGTPSRAPSIRPSDKLMSEEQAELDLDTVEADVFDQPLENLEFPGRLSAVLPRHADPAWKKDMGIVNQPREETEDAEEPQVKPEIVEDVQEEALVEPESTTDAADLTEDEEDSMVVDEDAADEQVVKADTLQETESESDAPTHSPVQEQNPMYQLREKDLEPHDTDSESDDEDAAPTNTVPVTPTPFVRKTPKTSRASIGGFSALADRLGSWKASTPVKIAPLTSGENKAGVLSERVATPKSMDSPASTHFFDDEMTVRAGMEDLQADNTAEIVDPDFDDMDVTEEDVELAQEANEMSLMEPDVIDEVVNTNAFDDTLSEASQEYGDENEIPSSMVPTTPVRPVMKTFNTTTKVPLKPADDSSPSPLKKRSFSASRVPPKRPSGSTRNSSALPYSPKGRKSMPATIPESPSTPPPATPSKSDLWSSLGTPARTPRRDLNPAILRGAVVFVDVYTSEGADASSIFVDLLSQMGAKCMKSWSWNPSGSENDMTSTKVGITHVVFKDGSKRTLEKVRESNGVVQCVGVSWVLDCERLNDWVEESPYKIDTSNIPRGGARRRKSMEPKALANMNGTLVTSPTKGGSRTTPSTPSNRRQSTQWMYTPSEQDEDEEMEDFEWSEAILTPVPKTPAPEAIARYAANLDLESASADDDDDDDLDESPTKDALLMRTCPPKKSIREMGVGLLSQTKDDGVLMRLMAARRKSLQFAPKIGSPLARTWQ, from the exons ATGGATTCACCACCCAAGAGAATGACACGGGCCAGAgccgctgccaaggccacAGAGCCCTCCGTGAAAACCACAAAGATTGTCACAGCTGCTGCAAGGGCGAGAAGCACTGCAACAGCGGGCACCAAGAGCACAGCCGCCAagagaaagacaagagcAGATGAAaatgacgaagatgaggagcAGCAGCGCGAAGTTGCCGTTGTTAGAAGAACGCGTGGTCGACCAAGGAAAGCTGGGGATGTTGAAGAGCCTGAAGCTGAACTTGAAGCGCCTGCAAAGCCCACACGGGGTCGTATAGTAAAGAAGACTGCTACCGAAGCTCCCAAGTCgaccaccaccgccgccgccactGCCAAACCTATGCGAGGACGGCCAAGGAAAGTAGTTGCTACTGAGGAACCTGCCCCAGCGCCACTTAAGAAGGCTACCACAATACGCACCCGCACTACAACATCATCGACAGCCACGAAGCCAACAACATTGGCCAAGCCTCCTCTGAAGAAATCTGTCAAGTTCCAAGAGCCTGATAAGGAGAATATCGAGCCTGCCGTCGAGGCAAAGGAGCCTGCTCGAACTGGAATCAGAGGCCGGCCGGCCAAGCGTGGAGGAGCAGCTGGAAGTCGAACAACCAGAGCGGCGGTAAGATCCGCTGAGTCGACAGACAATAAACCATTAAGTCCTAAGAAGATTACCCAGATACCTGTCTCGAAGGACGACGAATCCGAGGATGAACTTGCTGGTGACATGCCACCTGTCAAACCCATGATGAAGAGCCCGATCAAGCCCCCTACCAACACTCTCAAGACCCAACCGGAGCACAACGAAGAACCCACCGAGTCGATAAGTGCTCCGGAAAGCATTAGCAACCCTCCTAGCCTCGGCGCGCACATGTTGAGATCTCCTGCCAAGAGGCAACCTGCTTCACCCGACAAGGACACCTTGAGATCACCAGCTCGCCGCATTGGTCCTATTGCTCTCCCTGGATCGACTATGAAGAAGTCACAGGAAGGCGACAACCAGGCTGAAGATGAATTTTCTTCCAAGAACTCCCTACTTCAGTCTGCGGCCAAGAGGCCCCAGTCACCCATCAAGGGGTTGAACTTTGGAGTTTCCTTACAGCCTCAGCAATCCCAATCAGCAATGAAGGCCTCTCTTCTCCTTTCACCACCTAAACGGGCCATGCCTGGGCTGAAACCAGTTACAGAACCTCGACCTCAAGATGTTCGTGCCCTTGGCGAACCACCAATCATGAAGCCTTTGGTTCTTGGCACTCCTTCTCGTGCTCCCTCCATCCGACCTTCTGATAAGCTCATGTCGGAGGAGCAAGCCGAGTTGGATCTCGACACAGTCGAGGCAGACGTCTTCGACCAGCCATTGGAAAACTTGGAGTTCCCCGGTCGTCTATCTGCTGTCCTCCCCCGTCATGCTGATCCTGCCTGGAAGAAGGATATGGGTATTGTCAATCAGCCTCGAGAGGAGACCGAAGACGCGGAAGAGCCCCAGGTCAAGCCAGAGATTGTCGAAGACGTTCAGGAGGAGGCTCTTGTCGAACCCGAATCAACTACAGATGCGGCTGATCTTAccgaagacgaggaggacAGCATGGTTGTCGATGAGGATGCTGCCGACGAGCAGGTTGTCAAGGCAGACACTCTCCAAGAGACCGAATCCGAAAGCGATGCCCCCACACACTCTCCCGTGCAGGAACAGAATCCCATGTACCAGCTTCGAGAAAAGGATCTAGAACCTCACGATACAGATTCGGAATCAGACGACGAGGACGCTGCACCTACCAACACAGTGCCTGTCACTCCAACACCATTTGTTCGCAAGACACCGAAGACCTCTCGAGCTTCTATAGGCGGATTCAGCGCTCTTGCCGATCGTCTGGGTTCTTGGAAGGCTAGCACTCCAGTCAAAATAGCACCTCTGACTTCTGGAGAGAACAAGGCCGGTGTGCTTTCCGAACGCGTTGCTACCCCCAAGTCTATGGATTCGCCAGCCTCGACTCATTTCTTTGATGATGAAATGACTGTCCGAGCAGGCATGGAAGATCTACAGGCGGATAACACTGCAGAGATTGTTGATCCCGATTTCGACGACATGGATGTCACCGAGGAAGACGTTGAACTGGCTCAGGAGGCCAACGAGATGTCTCTGATGGAGCCCGACGTCATTGACGAGGTTGTCAACACTAATGCGTTTGACGATACACTCTCTGAGGCTAGCCAGGAGTATGGCGACGAGAACGAGATTCCTTCCTCAATGGTCCCCACAACCCCTGTTCGCCCTGTTATGAAGACCTTCAATACCACTACCAAGGTACCATTAAAGCCTGCGGACGACTCCTCACCATCCCCTCTTAAGAAACGTAGCTTCAGCGCCTCGCGCGTCCCACCAAAGCGTCCCTCCGGATCAACAAGGAACTCAAGTGCACTCCCATATTCTCccaaaggaaggaagagcATGCCCGCTACCATTCCTGAGAGTCCCTCAACCCCCCCTCCAGCCACTCCCTCAAAGTCAGACCTTTGGTCTTCACTGGGAACACCTGCGCGAACACCCCGTCGCGATCTGAACCCAGCCATTCTTCGAGGTGCTGTCGTCTTTGTCGATGTATATACCAGCGAAGGAGCTGATGCTAGTAGCATCTTTGTGGATTTGCTCAGTCAGATGGGCGCCAAGTGCATGAAGTCATGGAGCTGGAACCCTAGTGGTTCTGAAAACGATATGACTTCAACCAAGGTTGGAATCACACATGTTGTTTTCAAGGATGGCAGCAAACGCACACTGGAAAAGGTCCGAGAAAGCAACGGAGTCGTTCAGTGTGTTGGGGTTAGTTGGGTGCTTGA TTGCGAGCGTTTGAACGACTGGGTCGAGGAAAGCCCCTACAAGATTGACACAAGTAATATCCCCCGCGGTGGAGCTCGCCGTCGCAAGAGTATGGAGCCCAAGGCTTTGGCCAACATGAACGGCACTCTTGTCACTAGCCCTACCAAGGGAGGCTCTCGTACTACTCCTTCTACCCCAAGCAATCGTCGCCAGAGTACACAATGGATGTACACTCCCTCGGAgcaagacgaagacgaggagatgGAGGACTTTGAATGGTCTGAAGCTATTCTTACACCTGTCCCCAAGACACCTGCTCCAGAGGCTATTGCACGATACGCAGCCAATCTCGATCTTGAGTCGGCTTccgctgatgatgatgacgatgacgatctGGACGAGTCACCTACGAAGGATGCTCTCCTGATGCGAACGTGCCCCCCAAAGAAGTCCATCCGTGAAATGGGTGTTGGACTTCTCAGCCAGACCAAGGATGATGGTGTTCTTATGCGACTCATGGCTGCACGACGCAAGAGTCTGCAGTTTGCCCCCAAGATCGGTAGTCCTTTAGCAAGGACCTGGCAGTAA
- a CDS encoding hypothetical protein (TransMembrane:12 (i12-30o72-93i100-119o125-146i158-176o192-211i279-301o313-337i344-363o375-397i409-428o440-458i)~BUSCO:16505at5125), whose amino-acid sequence MFKKYFGLQGQSLNYAISAIAGTDFLLFGYDQGVMGGILTMAPFMEQFPDMHSEDPSVSAAVRKDRSNYQGIAVSSYNLGCFFGAIITIFLGNKLGRRKMIMLGTTIMVIGAALQASAYSLEHFIIGRIITGLGNGGNTSTVPMWQSETCSAHKRGKLVMIEGALITLGITISYWVDYGMYFAQDTSACWRFPMAFQIVFCLIIMAFVMNLPESPRWLVLKGRDDDAKEVIAAIAGQDVQSKYVDNEFRAMKDTTTEMSKGAFSDLFSRNHNKNFHRTILAFVNQMFQQISGINLITYYAASIYSGLGMTGHMPLLMAALNGTEYFLASLPAIWLVERVGRRKLMLFGAAGQCASMAILAGVGSSDARACQIVGIVFLFVFNSFFAVGWLGMTWLYPAEITPLRIRAPANALSTSSNWIFNWLVVMITPPAFENIGSNTYIIFAVINAIMVPSVYFFFPETAYRSLEEMDTIFQKVEHGLKGALGVVKQAKIEPRRYDNNGNLLIAVEEVDDKAHVEHRSGRGSSSGQSGEHNNAAIFTSHDEENQRREA is encoded by the exons ATGTTCAAAAAGTACTTTGGCCTTCAAGGCCAGTCCCTCAACTATGCTATCAGTGCTATCGCAGGAACTGATTTCCTGCTCTTTGGTTACG ACCAAGGTGTCATGGGCGGTATTCTAACAATggctccgttcatggaacaGTTCCCTGATATGCATAGCGAGGATCCTAGCGTGTCCGCAGCGGTTCGAAAAGATCGCTCAAACTACCAAGGCATTGCTGTATCTTCTTACAACCTGGGCTGTTTCTTTGGCGCTATTATCACCATCTTCCTCGGAAACAAACTTGGCCGTAGAAAGATGATCATGCTTGGAACTACAATCATGGTTATTGGCGCCGCTCTTCAGGCCTCTGCATACTCTCTGGAACACTTCATCATCGGACGAATCATTACTGGCCTCGGCAACGGTGGTAACACCTCTACCGTCCCCATGTGGCAATCCGAAACCTGCTCGGCTCATAAGCGTGGTAAACTGGTCATGATCGAAGGTGCTCTGATCACGCTTGGTATCACTATTTCCTACTGGGTCGACTATGGCATGTACTTTGCGCAGGACACTTCTGCTTGTTGGCGATTCCCAATGGCTTTTCAAATCGTCTTCTGTCTCATTATCATGGCCTTTGTTATGAACCTGCCCGAATCTCCCCGCTGGCTTGTGCTTAAGGgtcgtgatgatgatgccaaGGAAGTCATTGCTGCCATCGCTGGTCAGGATGTTCAGAGCAAGTACGTCGACAACGAGTTCCGGGCTATGAAGGATACTACCACAGAGATGAGCAAGGGCGCCTTCTCAGATTTGTTCTCTCGTAACCACAACAAGAACTTTCACCGTACTATCCTCGCCTTTGTCAACCAAATGTTCCAACAG ATTTCTGGTATCAATCTAATCACTTACTATGCCGCTTCCATTTACTCCGGACTCGGCATGACGGGACATATGCCACTTCTCATGGCTGCTCTGAATGGTACCGAATACTTTTTGGCTTCTCTTCCTGCAATATGGCTAGTAGAGCGTGTTGGTCGACGAAAGCTCATGCTCTTTGGTGCAGCTGGGCAATGTGCATCCATGGCTATCCTCGCCGGTGTAGGCTCTAGCGACGCGAGGGCATGTCAGATTGTGGGCATCGTGTTCTTGTTTGTCTTTAACTCATTCTTCGCTGTTGGCTGGCTTGGAATGACGTGGCTATACCCAGCTGAGATTACACCTCTGCGAATCCGTGCTCCTGCCAACGCTCTATCGACTTCAAGTAATTGGATCTTCAACTGGTTGGTTGTCATGATCACTCCTCCAGCATTTGAGAACATTGGATCCAACACGTACATCATATTCGCCGTCATCAACGCCATCATGGTCCCCTCGGtttacttcttcttcccagAGACAGCATATCGATCCTTGGAGGAAATGGATACCATCTTCCAAAAGGTGGAGCATGGGTTGAAAGGCGCTCTCGGCGTTgttaagcaggccaagatCGAGCCTAGAAGATACGATAACAACGGAAACCTTTTGATAGCTGTCGAAGAAGTGGATGACAAGGCTCATGTTGAGCACCGAAGTGGACGTGGAAGCTCGAGTGGACAAAGTGGCGAGCATAACAACGCCGCCATTTTCACGTCGCACGATGAGGAAAACCAGCGCCGTGAAGCTTGA
- a CDS encoding hypothetical protein (BUSCO:36821at5125), protein MVDRPNKPSALASTPAAPPQAVADITHDNSRVKAVLPSGESVEVLLHGATVISWKDASGAEKLWVSETAALDGSAPVRGGIPIVFPVFGTAPDHEPVAKLPQHGFARNSRWEFLGKSTSEGSSSSVKLDFGLSSESISDDFKALWPYKFALIYSVSLDSESLGTTIVITNDGEDAFDFQTLLHTYFKISDIASTEVTGLEDSVYFSKVSSSEATQSGAITFSGETDSVYTPANGPKHPVVISESGSPRYRIVRDNLDQVVVWNPWVDKSAGIKDFSPKDGWKNMLCVEPGSVKGWQKLEKGDAFEAAQTITLA, encoded by the exons ATGGTCGACCGTCCTAACAAGCCTTCGGCACTCGCCTCAACTCCCGCAGCTCCTCCCCAAGCTGTTGCCGACATTACTCACGACAACTCCCGCGTCAAGGCCGTTCTTCCCTCGGGCGAGAGTGTCGAGGTCCTCCTTCATGGCGCTACCGTAATCAGCTGGAAGGATGCTTCGGGGGCCGAGAAGCTCTGGGTCAGCGAGACTGCTGCTCTCGATGGCAGTGCCCCTGTTCGAGGAGGTATTCCCATCGTCTTCCCT GTCTTTGGTACCGCTCCCGACCACGAACCCGTAGCCAAGCTTCCCCAGCACGGATTTGCTCGCAACTCACGATGGGAGTTCCTCGGAAAGTCCACCAGCGAGGGCTCCAGCTCTAGCGTCAAGCTCGACTTTGGCCTGTCCTCTGAGAGCATCAGCGACGACTTCAAGGCACTCTGGCCCTACAAGTTTGCTCTTATCTACAGTGTTTCTCTCGACAGCGAGAGCCTCGGCACCACAATCGTTATCACCAACGACGGCGAGGATGCATTTGACTTCCAGACTCTTCTTCACACTTACTTCAAGATTAGT GATATTGCCTCTACAGAGGTCACCGGTCTCGAGGACTCTGTCTACTTCTCCAAGGTTTCCAGCTCAGAAGCCACTCAATCCGGCGCCATCACCTTTTCTGGTGAGACTGACTCCGTTTACACGCCCGCCAACGGTCCCAAGCACCCCGTCGTCATCTCCGAGTCCGGCAGCCCCCGCTACCGTATCGTCCGTGACAACCTCGACCAGGTCGTTGTTTGGAACCCCTGGGTCGACAAGTCCGCTGGCATCAAGGACTTTTCTCCCAAGGACGGTTGGAAGAACATGCTGTGTGTTGAGCCTGGTTCCGTCAAGGGCTGGCAGAAGCTGGAGAAGGGCGACGCTTTCGAGGCAGCGCAAACCATCACACTGGCTTGA
- the ARO8 gene encoding Aromatic/aminoadipate aminotransferase 1 (BUSCO:21705at5125): MASPSSAAWDPSSWRSKPIKQSPNYPDPEPLAKAVQELTDLPPLVHPNEIIALKAHLRDVAQGNAFLLQGGDCAELFDYCRQGPIESKIKLLLQMSVVLIWGTNKRVVRIGRMAGQYAKPRSSPTEIVEGKEVPSFKGDIINGFRLEDREIDPNRLVKAYHHSAATLNYIRAALASGIADLHRPLDWGLGHVRDPELKEKYSTIASSIQQTLRFLQVINARPGELDSVELFTSHEGLLLDYEQPLTRLLDKPAARTVSPTAPSGDGENKEYYDTSAHFIWIGDRTRQIDHAHVEFFRGIANPIGIKVGPTTPASDLLSLLRTLNPSCEPGKITLITRYGAAKVGDLLPTHIRAVEDSEYRRTVVWQCDPMHGNTLSTPTGIKTRRFGDIYRELQETLRIHKEQGSNLGGMHLELTGDAVTECLGGSEDLGEDDLSTNYTSFCDPRLNEKQALELAFLVADHFSREEKAV; this comes from the coding sequence ATGGCTTCACCCTCCTCCGCCGCCTGGGATCCCTCCTCTTGGCGCTCAAAGCCCATCAAGCAATCCCCCAATTACCCTGACCCGGAGCCTCTCGCTAAAGCGGTCCAGGAACTCACAGACCTTCCTCCTCTGGTGCATCCCAATGAAATCATTGCTTTGAAGGCTCATCTTCGGGATGTCGCACAAGGCAACGCCTTTCTTCTCCAGGGCGGCGACTGCGCAGAGCTCTTTGACTACTGCCGCCAGGGCCCTATCGAGAGCAAGATCAAGCTGCTGCTACAAATGAGTGTCGTTCTCATCTGGGGAACCAACAAGCGAGTCGTGCGCATTGGTCGAATGGCTGGACAGTATGCGAAGCCGCGATCGAGTCCTACTGAGATAGTTGAAGGAAAGGAAGTTCCCAGTTTCAAGGGCGACATCATCAACGGCTTTCGTCTTGAGGATCGCGAGATTGATCCCAACCGCCTTGTCAAGGCCTACCACCACTCTGCTGCGACCCTGAACTACATCCGTGCCGCCCTCGCCTCGGGTATCGCTGATCTCCACCGGCCGCTTGACTGGGGCCTCGGCCATGTGCGGGACCCGGAGCTCAAGGAGAAGTACTCAACTATTGCTTCGAGCATTCAGCAGACACTGCGTTTCCTCCAAGTCATTAACGCTCGACCTGGCGAGCTGGACTCTGTTGAGCTCTTCACCAGCCACGAGGGTCTCCTGCTTGATTATGAGCAGCCTTTAACCCGTCTGCTTGACAAGCCTGCTGCCCGGACCGTAAGCCCCACGGCCCCCAGTGGTGACGGtgagaataaagaatattatgaTACCTCTGCGCACTTTATCTGGATCGGTGATCGCACACGCCAGATTGACCATGCCCACGTTGAATTCTTCCGAGGCATTGCCAACCCCATTGGTATCAAGGTCGGTCCTACAACACCGGCCTCAGACCTCCTCTCTCTCCTCCGCACCCTAAACCCATCTTGCGAGCCCGGCAAAATCACTCTTATCACGCGTTACGGCGCCGCCAAAGTGGGCGATCTCCTACCTACGCATATTCGTGCCGTCGAAGACTCAGAGTACCGCCGCACTGTGGTCTGGCAATGTGACCCCATGCACGGCAACACACTGTCCACACCCACAGGCATCAAGACACGTCGTTTCGGCGATATCTACCGTGAGCTTCAAGAGACACTGCGTATTCACAAGGAGCAGGGCAGCAATCTTGGCGGTATGCACCTTGAGCTCACTGGTGATGCTGTTACAGAGTGTTTGGGTGGCAGCGAGGACTTGGGTGAGGATGATTTGTCGACGAACTACACTAGTTTCTGCGACCCGAGACTCAATGAGAAACAAGCTCTCGAGCTGGCTTTCTTGGTGGCGGATCATTTCTCCAGAGAAGAAAAGGCAGTTTGA